Sequence from the Flavobacterium sp. J372 genome:
ATCAGAAGGATAGCACCAGGCAATATTTAAAATATGCATTTTACCCTTTAAATGCTATGAGTTACTCGCGTATTAACCCATCTTACTAAAATCTGTTAAAAATCCTCGCTCAGGTTTATTTTCTAACATAGATTTGCCTCAGAATCAAACACCAAAAATGTTTGTTTTTAGACCAAAATTTATTGAAGAAATAACATCTATTTTAAAAATTACACCCATGAAAAAAGCATTCCTTACTCTTGGACTTATCGCTGTGCTTAGCACTACTTTCGTTTCTTGTTCAGCTGATGACAGCGCAATGACAGAAACATCTGCAGATACTCTTACAGAAAACTTTGATAACGGAAACAAAGACCTTCCTAAGCCACCACAGAAACCATAATTAAGGTTTTTACATAAAATATATTATTTTTGAGGCGATAAGTTAAGTACTTATCGCCTCAAAAATTTTGAATATATCTGTAAAGGCATTTGTTTTATTCTGCTTTATCATAACCTTTGTCTCGTGTGAAAATAAAGTAGGTCAGGATTCAGGTTTAGGCAACCGGATTAACGAGCTTATTGACCGAAGCCAAAATGATTCATTAAACATTGGGGTAAGGCAAAAAATTCTTGATTCAGCTTATTCAGAGCTTGAAGACTATAAAAATGATACAGTAACGCGATACCTTTACAGAAGACTGTCTGCAGCGTACTATAATTTAGATTTGTACGGAAAAGCAGTTACATCAGCCAGGACTACATTAAACAGGGGTATTGAAGCTAAAGACAGCCTTAGTATGGCCCGGGCGTATTATTACCTGGCAGATGCTCATTACGGTAAAGGCCAGTTAGATAGTGCATTCACATATTATAGCCAGGCACAAAAATTATATACCGAGATTAACGATCTTGGCACTTTAGGCGAAGTCCTTTTATATAAAGCTTACATTTATTATGATCTAGGTGAATATGCCTTGTGTGAAACTGCTGCGGCAAGGGCATTGCCATTACTTCAGAATGAAAATAAAATTGTACACGTTTATAACTGTTATAATTTAATTGCTACATCTCTGGATGGTTTAAATGATAATCAGGAAGCTTTAAAATACTATGAGTTGGCACTAAGGCAGCTTGACGGTTTTAGAGCCGAAGGATATACAGACAATGACATTAATTTATATAAAGCCTCGTGTTACAATAATATGGGGGGTGTTTATGTCAAGATAAAGGCAAACTGGAGAGCTATCCAGCTTTATAACGAAGCGCTTACAACAAATAATTTAAAAGAAGAGGTGCCGGCATTATACGCTAAATTATTAAATAATTTAGCATATGCTAAGCTTAAAAACGGGGATGATTCGGATCTTCCTCAATTATTTTTCCGGTCTTTAAATCTAAGAAAAGAACTTAATAATAAGTCTGGTATTGTAGCAAGTAATATTTATTTGGGAGAATATTACATAGCGAAACGTGATACTGTAAAAGCTGTGAATTATCTGAAAGCTGCTTTTGCCGGAGCAACTGAAATTGAAAGTAATTCTGAAATACTTAGTTCGCTTGAATTGCTTTCTGCTATTGATCCAAAAAATGCAAACGACTATAACTCAAAAAGATTCGATATTCTTAAAAAACTCCAGATAAAGGCAGAACAAAACAAGGATAAATTTGCCAGGATTGAGTATGAAACCGATAAGCTTGAAATTGAGAAAGAAGAGCTTGCAAAAACTAACAATCTTATAATAGTAGTTTCTGCTGTGGCTTTATTGCTTATAGGAGCGATTTTTATGATATACTATTTAAATGCACGAAACAAAAAGCTTTTGTTAATACAGCAGCAACAGAAAGCGAATGAGGAGATTTACCAGCTGATGTTTGACCAGCAGCATAAAATTGATGAAGCACGCTCTGAAGAAAAAAACAGGATTGCAATGGAGCTGCATGACGGTATCCTGAATAATATATATGCGGTGCGTTTAAACCTTGAATTCATCAACAAAAAAACTGATGAGGAGTCTGTAACCAGGCGCAAAGAATTTATAAGGGAACTTCAAAATGTTGAGTCGGAAATACGCGGGGTCTCGCATGACCTTAGCCGCAATTCTGTTTTCCATGCTGAAAGAACTTTTAAAACGCTTCTTGAATTTATGATTAATTCCCAGAAGAACGCTGATGAAACTATATTTGAGACAAACATTGATGATTCCATAAACTGGGATAATTATAATAATGTTGTTAAGGCAAATATTTACCGGATTATTCAGGAAGCGATACAAAATATAAACAAGTACAGTAAAGCCAAACACGCAGCAATAACTGTATCTGAAGCTAATGGAAATATAGAGGTGGTAATTAAAGATGACGGTATAGGTTTCGATCCCGATAAGATTAAGGGAGGGGGTATAGGTTTGCGTAACCTGCGTAAAAGGGCAGCGGCACTTAATGGTTCAATCAATATTACTTCTCAGCCGGGTAATGGTGCTTCAGTAAAAGTTATCTTTCCGGCTGCATAACATCTGCATAATACATATTTCTCAGTTTTTTGTTTTTATATTTGTGCAGATTTCAACAAACACAACATAATGAAAGAATTATTAAAGAAATTCGAAAACAAACAACCTGAAATAGTATTCAATTGGAAAGACAGCGAAACAGAAGCTGAAGGCTGGACAGTAATAAATTCCCTTCGGGGAGGTGCAGCAGGCGGTGGTACCCGTATGCGCAAGGGGCTTGACATGAATGAAGTGCTATCGCTAGCCAAAACAATGGAAGTGAAATTTTCAGTTTCAGGGCCAGCTATCGGCGGTGCTAAATCAGGTATAAACTTTGACCCAAACGATCCCCGCAAAAGCGGTGTGCTGCAGCGTTGGTATAAAGCGGTTTCTCCTTTACTTAAAAGCTATTATGGAACAGGTGGCGACCTGAATGTTGATGAGATACATGAAGTAATCCCGATGACCGAAGAATGTGGTGTATGGCACCCGCAGGAAGGCGTGTTTACAGGCCATTTTAAGCCGAGTGAAGCTGACAAGATAAACCGTATTGGGCAGCTGCGCCAAGGGGTTGTAAAAGTTATTGAAAACCCTTCATTCTCACCTGATGTTCTAAGGAAATATACAGTTGCCGACATGATAACGGGTTATGGCGTTGCTGAAGCTGTAAGGCATTTTTACGATATTTACGGCGGTTCTGTTAAAGGTAAAAAAGCGATAGTGCAGGGCTTTGGTAATGTGGGCTCTGCAGCAGCATTTTATCTCGCCAAAATGGGAGCGAAGGTGGTCGGTATAATTGACCGTGAGGGTGGAGTGATTAACGAAAACGGTTTTAGTTTTGAAGAGATACGTCAATTTTTCCTGAATAAAGACGGCAACAAGCTTGTAGCTGATAATATGCTCCCTTTTGATAAGATAAATACTGAAATCTGGAATATAGGCGCTGAAATTTTTGCACCGTGTGCAGCTTCAAGACTTGTGACCAAGGATCAGGTAGACAGCATGGTGTCAGCCGGCCTTGAAGTAATCTCATGTGGCGCTAATGTGCCGTTTGCAGACAAGGAAATTTTCTTTGGCCCGATAATGGAAGCTACTGACAGCCAGGTAAGCCTTATCCCGGACTTTATCTCTAACTGCGGTATGGCCAGGGTTTTTGCTTACTTTATGGAAAAGAAAGTTCAAATGACAGATGAGGCTATATTCAATGACACATCTGAAATTATTAAAACAGCAATTGTAAATGTACATGCAAAGCATCCTGATAAAAAGGGAATAAGCCATGCAGCTTTTGAAATTGCACTTAAGCAATTGGTATAATTAGAATATTCAATAATTTTAATGGCAGATTTATCTGCCATTTTTATTTATGACCTATAAAGAAACACTTGACTGGATGTTCAGCCGCCTGCCAATGTACCAGCAGCAGGGAGCATCAGCCTATCGTAAAGACCTAACTAACATTAAGCTTTTGGCTGCACATCTCGGCAATCCTGAAAAACAGCTGAAATGCATACACATAGCAGGAACTAACGGTAAAGGGTCAACATCAAATATGCTGGCTTCAATTTTGCAGCAAGCAGGCTATAAAACCGGGCTATACACATCACCCCATCTTAAAGATTATCGTGAGCGTGTTCGTATTAATGGCGAAATGATTTCTGAAGATTATGTCACTGCATTTATTTCGCGGAATAAAGTTTTTTTTGAAGCGAATAATTTAAGTTTTTTTGAAATGACAGTTGGGCTGGCATTTCAATACTTTGCTGATGAAAATATTGACATTGCGATCATTGAAACAGGTATGGGGGGCAGGCTTGATGCTACAAATATTCTTACCCCGGTATTATCTGTAATTACAAACATAGGGTTTGACCATACTCAGTTTTTAGGGGACACACTGGAAAAAATTGCTGGGGAAAAAGCGGGAATAATCAAGCCCGGAGTACCGGTTGTAATAGGTGAATATGATGAAGAGACGGCAGCAGTCTTCAGGCAAAAGGCGGCTGAAACAAATTCATCGATATATTTTGCTTCTGACTGTGATTTTCCTGAATATGACAGTGACCTTAAAGGCGTTTACCAAAAGCACAACAAGCGTACGGTTTTAAAGGCTGTTGAGGTTTTGAAAGAAAGCTTAATTATAAACGAAGATGATATTATAAACGGCTTACTCAATGTTTCTGATAATACAGGATTTGCC
This genomic interval carries:
- a CDS encoding tetratricopeptide repeat-containing sensor histidine kinase — encoded protein: MNISVKAFVLFCFIITFVSCENKVGQDSGLGNRINELIDRSQNDSLNIGVRQKILDSAYSELEDYKNDTVTRYLYRRLSAAYYNLDLYGKAVTSARTTLNRGIEAKDSLSMARAYYYLADAHYGKGQLDSAFTYYSQAQKLYTEINDLGTLGEVLLYKAYIYYDLGEYALCETAAARALPLLQNENKIVHVYNCYNLIATSLDGLNDNQEALKYYELALRQLDGFRAEGYTDNDINLYKASCYNNMGGVYVKIKANWRAIQLYNEALTTNNLKEEVPALYAKLLNNLAYAKLKNGDDSDLPQLFFRSLNLRKELNNKSGIVASNIYLGEYYIAKRDTVKAVNYLKAAFAGATEIESNSEILSSLELLSAIDPKNANDYNSKRFDILKKLQIKAEQNKDKFARIEYETDKLEIEKEELAKTNNLIIVVSAVALLLIGAIFMIYYLNARNKKLLLIQQQQKANEEIYQLMFDQQHKIDEARSEEKNRIAMELHDGILNNIYAVRLNLEFINKKTDEESVTRRKEFIRELQNVESEIRGVSHDLSRNSVFHAERTFKTLLEFMINSQKNADETIFETNIDDSINWDNYNNVVKANIYRIIQEAIQNINKYSKAKHAAITVSEANGNIEVVIKDDGIGFDPDKIKGGGIGLRNLRKRAAALNGSINITSQPGNGASVKVIFPAA
- a CDS encoding Glu/Leu/Phe/Val dehydrogenase dimerization domain-containing protein, which produces MKELLKKFENKQPEIVFNWKDSETEAEGWTVINSLRGGAAGGGTRMRKGLDMNEVLSLAKTMEVKFSVSGPAIGGAKSGINFDPNDPRKSGVLQRWYKAVSPLLKSYYGTGGDLNVDEIHEVIPMTEECGVWHPQEGVFTGHFKPSEADKINRIGQLRQGVVKVIENPSFSPDVLRKYTVADMITGYGVAEAVRHFYDIYGGSVKGKKAIVQGFGNVGSAAAFYLAKMGAKVVGIIDREGGVINENGFSFEEIRQFFLNKDGNKLVADNMLPFDKINTEIWNIGAEIFAPCAASRLVTKDQVDSMVSAGLEVISCGANVPFADKEIFFGPIMEATDSQVSLIPDFISNCGMARVFAYFMEKKVQMTDEAIFNDTSEIIKTAIVNVHAKHPDKKGISHAAFEIALKQLV
- a CDS encoding folylpolyglutamate synthase/dihydrofolate synthase family protein → MTYKETLDWMFSRLPMYQQQGASAYRKDLTNIKLLAAHLGNPEKQLKCIHIAGTNGKGSTSNMLASILQQAGYKTGLYTSPHLKDYRERVRINGEMISEDYVTAFISRNKVFFEANNLSFFEMTVGLAFQYFADENIDIAIIETGMGGRLDATNILTPVLSVITNIGFDHTQFLGDTLEKIAGEKAGIIKPGVPVVIGEYDEETAAVFRQKAAETNSSIYFASDCDFPEYDSDLKGVYQKHNKRTVLKAVEVLKESLIINEDDIINGLLNVSDNTGFAGRWQKINDKPLAIADTAHNSHGLIEVVRQIELQQYNKLHIVLGVVNDKDLTDILPLFPKKAQYYFCRPDVPRGLDAEILADKAKAFHLHGNIYDSVTAAYQKARSIASPDDFIYVGGSTFVVAEIL